A part of Pantoea vagans genomic DNA contains:
- the recR gene encoding recombination mediator RecR has translation MQTSPLLESLMESLRCLPGVGPKSAQRMAFQLLQRDRSGGMRLAQALTRAMSEIGHCSDCRTFTEQEICTICANPRRQQNGQICVVESPADIHAIEQTGQFGGRYFVLMGHLSPLDGIGPADIGLDRLEQRLESETLQEVILATNPTVEGEATANYIAELCGQYGVDASRIAHGVPVGGELEMVDGTTLSHSLAGRQKFKF, from the coding sequence ATGCAAACCAGTCCACTGCTTGAATCATTGATGGAGTCGCTGCGCTGTCTGCCTGGCGTTGGGCCGAAGTCGGCACAGCGCATGGCTTTTCAGCTGCTGCAGCGCGATCGCAGCGGTGGTATGCGGCTGGCACAGGCGCTGACCCGGGCGATGTCGGAGATCGGACACTGTTCCGACTGCCGGACATTCACCGAGCAGGAAATTTGCACCATCTGCGCCAATCCGCGGCGTCAGCAGAATGGTCAAATCTGCGTGGTGGAAAGCCCGGCAGATATCCACGCCATTGAGCAAACCGGCCAGTTTGGCGGTCGCTACTTTGTGCTGATGGGGCATCTCTCGCCGCTCGACGGCATCGGTCCGGCGGACATCGGTCTGGATCGTCTGGAGCAGCGGCTGGAGAGTGAAACGCTGCAGGAAGTGATCCTCGCCACCAACCCGACGGTAGAAGGTGAGGCAACCGCAAACTACATCGCGGAGCTCTGTGGTCAGTATGGCGTCGACGCCAGCCGTATCGCGCACGGTGTACCGGTAGGCGGAGAGCTTGAGATGGTGGATGGCACCACGCTGTCCCACTCGCTGGCAGGCCGCCAGAAGTTTAAATTTTAA
- a CDS encoding YbaB/EbfC family nucleoid-associated protein has protein sequence MFGGKGGLGNLMKQAQQMQDKMAKVQEEIAAIEVTGESGAGLVKVTINGAHNCRRVEVDPSLLEDDKDMLEDLIAAAFNDAARRIDETQKEKMASVSSGMQLPPGFKMPF, from the coding sequence ATGTTTGGTGGTAAAGGCGGATTGGGCAACCTGATGAAACAGGCCCAGCAGATGCAGGACAAAATGGCCAAGGTTCAGGAAGAGATCGCCGCGATTGAAGTCACCGGTGAATCGGGTGCTGGCCTGGTAAAAGTCACCATTAACGGCGCGCACAACTGCCGTCGCGTGGAAGTCGATCCCAGCCTGCTGGAAGATGACAAAGATATGCTGGAAGATCTGATTGCCGCGGCGTTCAACGATGCGGCACGTCGCATTGATGAAACCCAGAAAGAGAAGATGGCGTCTGTCTCCTCAGGCATGCAGCTGCCACCAGGCTTTAAGATGCCGTTCTGA
- the dnaX gene encoding DNA polymerase III subunit gamma/tau has translation MSYQVLARKWRPQAFADVVGQEHVLTALANGLSLGRIHHAYLFSGTRGVGKTTIARLLAKGLNCETGITATPCGQCDNCREIEQGRFVDLIEIDAASRTKVEDTRDLLDNVQYAPARGRFKVYLIDEVHMLSRHSFNALLKTLEEPPSHVKFLLATTDPQKLPVTILSRCLQFHLKALDVDQIRQQLEHVLKQEQIESETRALQLLARAADGSMRDALSLTDQAIAMGQGAVTSSTVSVMLGTLDDEQPLGLLEALVDGNGQQVMNLLSQAASRGVEWEALLVEMLRLLHQIAMVQLLPASLNDDEESNAIRLRELARVVPPADLQLYYQTLLMGRKDLPIAPDRRMGVEMTLLRALAFHPKAAVAEPIARPALTEQMAPVAPAQTSPAPSGSAPVARPTTAQPATSSPAQTRSPVAQQPVPAPQQQVAAQPQMAAPDPAPQPAPPPDAMPDKALSSSTSQLLQARTQLLRQGANKPKKSEPAAPGARPANSALERLASVTERSQQRIRDREPAAPVKEEAYRWKAVNQPVEVAEPVATPKALRSALEHEKTPELAARLAEEAQQRDPWAAEIATLPLPKLVQQLALNAWKETTENGVCLHLRSSQRHLNSPSAQQVLSDALSQSAGQKVELSVVEDDNSSVLTPLEWRQAIYEEKLAQARQSITCDTHIQTLQRFFDADLDEESIRPV, from the coding sequence ATGAGCTATCAGGTACTTGCGCGAAAATGGCGTCCCCAGGCTTTTGCTGATGTTGTCGGTCAGGAACATGTTCTGACGGCGCTGGCGAATGGATTGTCTCTGGGACGCATCCATCATGCTTATCTCTTCTCCGGCACCCGCGGCGTAGGGAAAACCACCATTGCGCGTCTGCTGGCCAAAGGCCTTAACTGCGAAACCGGCATCACCGCCACGCCCTGTGGTCAGTGTGATAACTGCCGTGAAATTGAGCAGGGCCGCTTTGTCGATCTGATTGAGATTGACGCCGCCTCACGCACCAAAGTTGAAGACACCCGCGATCTGCTCGACAACGTGCAGTACGCCCCGGCGCGTGGCCGCTTCAAAGTCTATCTGATCGATGAAGTACACATGCTGTCGCGTCACAGCTTCAATGCGCTGTTAAAGACGCTGGAAGAACCACCTTCACACGTTAAATTCCTGCTGGCGACCACCGATCCGCAGAAACTGCCAGTGACCATTCTTTCGCGCTGCCTGCAGTTCCACCTCAAAGCGCTGGATGTTGATCAAATCCGTCAGCAGCTTGAGCATGTCCTGAAGCAGGAACAGATTGAGAGCGAGACCCGGGCGCTGCAGCTGCTGGCGCGTGCCGCCGATGGCAGTATGCGTGATGCGCTGAGCCTCACCGACCAGGCGATTGCCATGGGGCAGGGCGCTGTGACCAGCAGCACGGTCAGCGTTATGCTCGGCACGCTGGATGATGAACAGCCGCTGGGTCTGCTGGAAGCGCTGGTTGACGGTAACGGTCAGCAGGTAATGAACCTGCTGAGCCAGGCCGCGTCACGCGGGGTGGAATGGGAGGCGCTGCTGGTCGAGATGCTGCGCCTGCTGCATCAGATTGCGATGGTGCAACTGCTGCCGGCCTCGCTCAACGATGACGAAGAAAGCAATGCAATCCGGCTGCGTGAACTGGCCCGCGTGGTGCCGCCAGCCGATCTGCAGCTCTATTATCAGACCCTGTTGATGGGCCGTAAGGATCTGCCGATTGCGCCCGATCGCCGTATGGGCGTTGAGATGACGCTGCTGCGCGCCCTGGCGTTTCATCCTAAAGCGGCGGTGGCAGAACCCATTGCGCGTCCCGCGTTAACGGAACAGATGGCACCTGTTGCTCCGGCGCAGACGTCACCGGCACCATCCGGTTCTGCACCAGTAGCACGACCCACGACAGCACAGCCAGCCACATCGTCACCTGCTCAGACAAGGTCGCCCGTAGCGCAGCAGCCGGTGCCTGCGCCGCAACAGCAGGTTGCCGCTCAGCCACAGATGGCCGCGCCCGATCCGGCTCCGCAGCCTGCGCCGCCACCGGATGCGATGCCTGACAAGGCACTTTCCAGTTCCACCAGCCAGCTCCTGCAGGCGCGCACTCAGTTGCTGCGTCAGGGAGCGAACAAGCCAAAAAAGAGTGAGCCGGCGGCGCCAGGTGCGCGGCCGGCCAACTCCGCGCTGGAGCGGCTGGCCTCGGTTACCGAGCGCAGTCAGCAGCGTATCCGCGATCGTGAGCCCGCTGCCCCGGTAAAAGAGGAAGCATACCGCTGGAAAGCGGTTAATCAGCCGGTTGAAGTGGCGGAGCCGGTGGCGACGCCTAAGGCCTTGCGTTCCGCACTGGAGCATGAGAAAACCCCTGAGCTGGCGGCGCGTCTGGCCGAAGAGGCGCAGCAGCGCGATCCCTGGGCCGCAGAGATTGCAACCCTGCCGCTGCCGAAGCTGGTGCAGCAGCTGGCGTTAAATGCCTGGAAAGAGACAACTGAAAATGGTGTCTGCCTGCATCTGCGAAGCAGCCAGCGTCACCTTAATTCACCGTCGGCGCAGCAGGTGTTAAGTGATGCGCTTAGCCAGAGTGCCGGGCAGAAAGTTGAACTCTCTGTCGTTGAAGACGATAATTCATCGGTGTTGACGCCACTGGAGTGGCGTCAGGCCATTTACGAAGAGAAACTGGCGCAGGCGCGTCAGTCGATCACCTGTGATACCCACATTCAGACGCTGCAGCGATTTTTTGATGCCGATCTGGATGAGGAGAGTATCCGACCTGTTTAG
- the apt gene encoding adenine phosphoribosyltransferase — protein sequence MTDTAQQLEFIKNSIKSIPDYPKPGILFRDVTSLLENPKAYAASIALLVERYRNKGITKVVGTEARGFLFGAPVALGLGVGFVPVRKPGKLPREVYSESYELEYGTDKLELHKDAIQPGDLVLVVDDLLATGGTIEATVKLIRRAGGEVKDAAFIINLFDLAGESRLNALGVESYSLVKFPGH from the coding sequence ATGACCGACACTGCGCAGCAGCTTGAATTCATTAAAAACAGCATTAAAAGTATCCCCGATTATCCTAAGCCAGGCATCCTGTTCCGCGATGTCACCAGCCTGCTGGAAAATCCGAAAGCCTACGCCGCGTCGATTGCGCTGCTGGTTGAGCGTTACCGTAATAAAGGCATCACCAAAGTGGTGGGTACGGAAGCGCGCGGTTTTCTGTTTGGTGCACCCGTGGCATTAGGTCTTGGTGTCGGTTTTGTTCCGGTTCGTAAGCCTGGCAAACTGCCGCGTGAGGTTTACAGCGAATCCTATGAGTTGGAATACGGCACCGATAAGCTGGAATTGCACAAAGATGCCATCCAGCCAGGCGATCTGGTGCTGGTGGTTGACGATCTGCTGGCGACCGGTGGCACCATTGAAGCGACCGTTAAACTGATTCGCCGTGCTGGCGGTGAAGTGAAAGACGCAGCCTTCATTATTAACCTGTTCGATCTGGCCGGTGAATCGCGTCTCAATGCCCTGGGCGTTGAGAGCTACAGCCTGGTCAAATTCCCCGGTCACTAA
- a CDS encoding DUF454 family protein, translating into MQRILLLTLGWLAIVLGTLGIVLPLLPTTPFMLLAAWCFARSSPRFHHWLLWKSPFGRYLRHWQQHRAMPPGAKMRAICLIVATFSLSLFLVHQLWVRIMLLIMLAALLLFMWRIPVVAETADAPPPPR; encoded by the coding sequence ATGCAACGCATTCTGTTATTAACCCTCGGCTGGCTGGCGATTGTGCTGGGGACGCTGGGCATTGTATTACCTTTATTACCCACCACGCCATTCATGCTGCTGGCGGCCTGGTGTTTTGCCCGTTCATCGCCGCGCTTCCATCACTGGCTGCTGTGGAAATCGCCGTTTGGCCGCTATCTGCGTCACTGGCAACAGCATCGCGCCATGCCGCCGGGTGCCAAAATGCGCGCTATCTGCCTGATTGTCGCCACCTTTAGTCTCTCACTTTTTCTGGTGCATCAGCTCTGGGTTCGCATCATGCTGCTGATCATGCTGGCGGCGCTGCTGCTGTTTATGTGGCGTATTCCGGTGGTGGCAGAAACAGCGGACGCACCGCCGCCGCCGCGATAA
- the priC gene encoding primosomal replication protein PriC codes for MSAIAVQQRLHQLLIALRQEIARHPDGVCRLPRFDTQLFQTKGTRLADYLQEVEQNFARLCDVNHDLARSAWLAERLVDQIAALQREASTQQLRIRREQPVKNPRATKYQEYREFERRLLAMIDQREQRLALAETLAVQHQLKQDLETLEGRLARCRQAIRSVEWASSLRGSEDGE; via the coding sequence ATGAGTGCGATCGCTGTACAACAGCGCCTGCACCAGCTCCTTATTGCCCTGCGTCAGGAGATTGCCCGCCATCCCGATGGCGTTTGCCGTCTGCCACGTTTTGATACTCAGCTATTCCAGACCAAAGGTACGAGACTGGCAGATTATCTGCAGGAGGTGGAACAGAACTTCGCCCGATTATGCGACGTTAACCATGACCTTGCCCGCAGTGCCTGGCTGGCTGAACGCCTGGTCGATCAGATTGCCGCCCTGCAACGCGAGGCGAGTACCCAACAGTTGCGTATCCGACGCGAACAGCCAGTAAAGAACCCACGCGCGACTAAATATCAGGAGTACCGTGAATTTGAACGGCGTTTACTGGCGATGATCGATCAGCGTGAGCAGCGGCTGGCACTGGCTGAAACCCTGGCGGTACAGCATCAGCTGAAGCAGGATCTGGAAACGCTGGAGGGACGACTGGCACGCTGTCGACAGGCGATTCGCTCGGTTGAGTGGGCCTCGTCATTGCGCGGCAGTGAAGACGGCGAATAA
- a CDS encoding membrane protein produces the protein MGLLTWLLCGLLLGLLKRLLMPGRPGGLMATLTLSMIGALIGGYIATYFELGSLATLHAGALGMAILGAVLMLLVAARLRI, from the coding sequence ATGGGTTTACTGACCTGGCTGCTATGCGGGCTGCTGCTGGGATTGCTGAAGCGTCTGCTGATGCCGGGACGCCCCGGCGGCCTGATGGCGACCCTGACGCTGTCGATGATCGGCGCACTGATTGGCGGCTATATCGCCACCTATTTTGAACTGGGCTCGCTGGCGACGTTGCATGCTGGCGCGCTGGGCATGGCGATTCTCGGCGCAGTGCTGATGCTGCTGGTCGCGGCCCGCTTACGTATTTAG
- the rsmS gene encoding pleiotropic regulatory protein RsmS gives MSLENAPDDVKLAVDLIQLLEEHQLPVETVLSALAMVQRDFENKRDGQPA, from the coding sequence ATGTCACTGGAAAACGCCCCTGACGACGTCAAACTGGCAGTGGATTTGATCCAGCTTCTGGAAGAGCATCAACTGCCGGTTGAAACGGTGCTTTCAGCGCTGGCCATGGTGCAACGCGATTTCGAGAACAAGCGCGATGGGCAGCCTGCTTAG
- the acrR gene encoding multidrug efflux transporter transcriptional repressor AcrR, translating to MARKTKAQALETRHQILDAAIVLFSQQGVSATSLAEIATAASVTRGAIYWHFKNKADVLHEIWLRCDAGLDDVELEYQTKYPGDPLSVLRAMLVYIFDATAKDPQRRALMEIIFHKCEFVGEMSALKNIQQSLLLECYDKIEDVLRQCIEAGQLPGSLSTRQAALILRGYVNGMMESWLFAPESFDLAADAPTLVNAFIDMLRLSPTLTAQR from the coding sequence ATGGCACGAAAAACCAAAGCGCAAGCACTTGAAACGCGACATCAAATTCTTGATGCCGCCATTGTTCTGTTTTCGCAGCAGGGCGTCTCAGCCACTTCTCTTGCAGAGATTGCCACAGCCGCCAGTGTCACGCGTGGGGCTATCTACTGGCACTTCAAAAATAAAGCCGATGTATTACATGAAATATGGCTTCGTTGTGATGCTGGTCTGGACGATGTGGAACTTGAGTATCAGACAAAATACCCTGGCGATCCACTCTCTGTGTTGCGCGCAATGCTGGTCTATATCTTTGATGCAACAGCAAAGGATCCGCAGCGCCGCGCTTTGATGGAGATCATTTTCCATAAATGTGAATTTGTGGGCGAAATGTCGGCGCTGAAAAATATTCAACAAAGCCTGCTGCTGGAGTGCTACGACAAAATAGAAGATGTTCTGCGTCAGTGCATTGAAGCCGGACAACTTCCGGGCAGTCTCAGTACGCGTCAGGCCGCACTTATCCTGCGTGGTTACGTTAATGGCATGATGGAAAGCTGGCTGTTTGCGCCCGAAAGTTTTGATTTAGCCGCTGACGCGCCAACGCTGGTCAATGCCTTTATTGATATGCTGCGTCTTAGTCCGACGCTGACTGCTCAGCGCTAA
- a CDS encoding efflux RND transporter periplasmic adaptor subunit has product MNKIRGLSPLAAVLMLSGSFLLTGCDNNKSEQAAQQPPAVGVVTLKTEPLKISTELPGRTSAYRVAEVRPQVSGIILKRNFIEGSDVKAGQSLYQIDPATYQAAYDSAKGDLTQAQANARIAQLTVKRYKPLLGTKYISQQDYDTAVATAAQNDAAVQVAKANVETARINLAYTKVTSPISGRIGKSSVTEGALVQSAQTTALATVQQLDPMYVDVTQSSEDFMRLRSELESGQLKQNDGKANVTLLMQNGSSYAQTGTLEFSDVTVDETTGSITLRAIVPNPNHTLLPGMFVRARLDEGINPNAMLVPQQAVTRTPTGQATVMVVGADNKVESRQVTTSQAIGDKWLVTDGVKAGERVISTGLQRAKPGAQVTPQEVSDDAKAAPDSKPQSDKSSS; this is encoded by the coding sequence ATGAATAAAATCAGAGGATTATCGCCTCTGGCGGCCGTCCTGATGCTATCAGGCAGCTTTTTGTTAACAGGATGTGACAACAATAAATCCGAACAAGCCGCCCAGCAACCGCCAGCAGTGGGTGTTGTGACACTTAAAACTGAACCCCTGAAAATTTCGACTGAATTACCTGGCCGCACCTCAGCATATCGTGTGGCTGAAGTCCGTCCGCAGGTTTCCGGTATCATTCTGAAGCGTAACTTCATTGAAGGCAGCGATGTCAAAGCAGGTCAGTCTCTTTATCAGATCGATCCGGCGACTTATCAGGCCGCTTACGACAGCGCTAAAGGCGATTTGACTCAGGCTCAGGCGAATGCACGCATCGCTCAGCTGACCGTCAAGCGCTATAAACCGCTGCTCGGCACCAAATATATCAGTCAGCAGGATTATGACACCGCCGTTGCCACTGCCGCGCAGAACGATGCTGCCGTGCAGGTGGCAAAAGCCAATGTTGAAACGGCCCGTATTAACCTGGCATATACCAAAGTGACCTCGCCTATCAGTGGCCGCATCGGTAAATCCTCTGTTACCGAAGGTGCACTGGTACAAAGCGCACAAACCACCGCGCTGGCTACCGTGCAGCAGCTTGATCCCATGTATGTCGACGTGACCCAGTCGAGCGAAGATTTCATGCGCTTACGTTCAGAACTGGAATCGGGTCAGCTGAAGCAGAACGATGGCAAAGCCAACGTGACGCTGCTGATGCAGAACGGCAGCAGCTATGCACAGACCGGTACGCTGGAGTTCTCTGACGTGACCGTTGATGAAACCACCGGCTCCATCACCCTGCGCGCCATTGTCCCGAACCCGAACCACACGCTGTTACCGGGCATGTTTGTTCGTGCGCGTCTGGATGAGGGGATCAACCCGAATGCAATGCTGGTGCCGCAACAGGCTGTCACCCGCACGCCAACGGGTCAGGCAACCGTGATGGTTGTGGGTGCAGATAACAAAGTCGAATCACGTCAGGTCACCACCTCTCAGGCGATCGGTGACAAGTGGTTAGTGACCGACGGCGTTAAAGCAGGCGAACGTGTGATCAGCACCGGTCTGCAGCGTGCCAAGCCAGGCGCACAGGTTACTCCACAAGAAGTCTCAGACGATGCGAAAGCGGCACCCGATTCAAAGCCGCAGTCTGACAAGTCATCGTCATAA
- a CDS encoding efflux RND transporter permease subunit: protein MAKFFIDRPIFAWVLAIIIMLVGALSILKLPIEQYPNVAPPAIEIQATYPGADAKTLQDSVTQVIEQNMNGIDGLMYMSSSSDSSGTLTLTISFESGTDADIAQVQVQNKLQLATPLLPQEVQQQGIQVKKSSSSFLMVAGFISDDDNMTQNDISDFISSSIKDPISRTKGVGDTQVFGAQYAMRIWMDPHKLNNYNLTPVDVISALNTQNTQVAAGQLGGTPPVPGQQLNASIIAQTRLTSTDEFGKILLKVNEDGSQVRLRDVARIELGAENYEIVARYNGKPASGIGIKLATGANALDTANAVKAELAKLQPTFPAGLKVVYPYDTTPFVKISIFEVVKTLIEAIVLVFLVMYLFLQNFRATLIPTIAVPVVLLGTFAVISAFGYSINTLTMFGMVLAIGLLVDDAIVVVENVERVMAEEGLPPKEATKRSMEQIQGALVGIALVLAAVFIPMAFFGGSTGVIYRQFSITIVSAMALSVLVAFILTPALCATMLKPVKKGEHGKTTGFFGWFNRMFDKSTHHYVDSVGHMIRSTGRYMVIYLLIVVGMAFLFMRLPSSFLPEEDQGLLLAQAQLPAGATQERTQKVLDQVTDYFLTQEKDTVKSVFTVNGFGFAGRGQNTGIAFVSLKPWDERAGSDMKVPAIAGRAMQALGAIKDAMVIPFNLPAIIELGNATGFDFELIDQNNLGHDKLTEARNQLFGMIAQHPDTLVGVRPNGMEDTPQYKLTIDQEKAQALGVSLSDINTTLAASWGGSYVNDFIDRGRVKKVYVMGNADSRMLPDDIGKWYVRNSSGTMVPFSAFSSAKWQYGSPRLERYNGLPAMEILGQAAPGKSSGAAMDLMEELAAKLPAGIGYDWTGMSYQERLSGNQAPALYAISLIVVFLCLAALYESWSIPFSVMLVVPLGVIGALIFTTLRGLSNDVYFVVGLLTTIGLSTKNAILIVEFAKDLMDKEGKGLIEAALEACRMRLRPILMTSLAFILGVLPLAISTGAGSGSQNAVGTGVIGGMVTATILAIFFVPVFFVVVRRRFGKKKDESANSHPVEHNQTH from the coding sequence ATGGCTAAGTTCTTTATCGATCGCCCCATCTTTGCGTGGGTGCTCGCCATCATCATCATGCTGGTCGGTGCGCTATCGATTCTCAAACTTCCGATCGAGCAATATCCTAATGTTGCGCCGCCGGCGATTGAGATTCAGGCAACCTACCCTGGTGCGGATGCAAAAACGCTGCAGGACTCGGTGACGCAGGTCATTGAGCAGAACATGAACGGTATCGATGGACTGATGTATATGTCCTCGAGCAGCGACTCATCCGGTACGCTGACCCTGACTATCTCCTTTGAGTCAGGAACAGATGCGGATATCGCGCAGGTTCAGGTGCAGAACAAACTGCAGCTGGCGACGCCGCTGCTGCCGCAGGAAGTGCAGCAACAGGGGATTCAGGTTAAAAAATCCTCCAGCAGCTTCCTGATGGTTGCGGGCTTCATCAGCGACGATGACAATATGACGCAGAATGATATTTCTGATTTCATTTCATCGTCCATCAAAGATCCTATCAGCCGTACCAAAGGCGTGGGTGATACCCAGGTATTTGGTGCGCAGTACGCGATGCGTATCTGGATGGATCCGCACAAGCTGAACAACTACAACCTGACACCGGTCGATGTGATCAGCGCGCTGAACACTCAGAACACCCAGGTCGCTGCCGGTCAGTTGGGCGGTACGCCTCCGGTTCCGGGTCAGCAGCTTAACGCCTCCATCATTGCGCAAACCCGTCTGACCTCAACGGATGAGTTCGGTAAAATTCTGCTCAAAGTGAACGAGGATGGTTCTCAGGTTCGTCTGCGTGATGTGGCCAGAATTGAGCTTGGTGCAGAAAACTACGAGATCGTTGCCCGTTATAACGGTAAGCCTGCATCCGGTATCGGTATCAAGCTGGCCACCGGTGCGAATGCGCTGGATACCGCCAATGCGGTAAAAGCCGAGCTGGCCAAACTGCAGCCAACGTTCCCGGCCGGGTTAAAAGTAGTTTATCCGTATGACACCACCCCGTTCGTTAAGATCTCGATTTTCGAAGTAGTGAAAACGCTGATCGAAGCGATTGTGCTGGTGTTCCTGGTCATGTACCTGTTCCTGCAAAACTTCCGCGCCACGCTGATTCCTACCATCGCCGTACCTGTGGTATTGCTGGGTACGTTTGCCGTTATCAGCGCGTTTGGTTATTCGATAAATACCCTGACGATGTTCGGGATGGTGCTGGCCATCGGCTTGCTGGTGGATGATGCCATCGTGGTGGTCGAGAACGTCGAGCGCGTCATGGCGGAAGAAGGATTGCCGCCAAAAGAAGCGACCAAGCGTTCCATGGAGCAGATTCAGGGCGCGCTGGTCGGTATCGCGCTGGTGCTGGCCGCCGTATTTATTCCGATGGCGTTCTTTGGTGGGTCGACAGGCGTTATTTATCGTCAGTTCTCAATCACTATCGTTTCAGCGATGGCACTGTCGGTGCTGGTCGCCTTTATTCTGACGCCGGCACTCTGTGCCACCATGCTGAAGCCGGTTAAAAAAGGCGAGCACGGTAAAACCACCGGTTTCTTCGGCTGGTTCAACCGCATGTTCGACAAAAGCACCCACCACTATGTCGACAGCGTCGGTCACATGATCCGCAGTACGGGTCGCTATATGGTGATCTACCTGCTGATCGTGGTCGGTATGGCGTTTCTGTTTATGCGACTGCCCTCTTCATTCTTACCGGAAGAGGATCAGGGTCTGCTGCTCGCTCAGGCACAGCTGCCAGCGGGTGCTACTCAGGAACGTACCCAGAAAGTGCTGGATCAGGTGACGGATTACTTCCTGACCCAAGAGAAAGATACGGTTAAATCCGTGTTCACCGTTAACGGCTTCGGCTTTGCTGGTCGTGGACAGAACACCGGTATCGCCTTTGTCAGTCTTAAGCCATGGGATGAGCGTGCCGGTAGCGACATGAAAGTTCCGGCGATTGCTGGCCGTGCCATGCAGGCGCTGGGCGCGATCAAAGATGCGATGGTCATCCCGTTCAACCTGCCCGCAATTATCGAGCTGGGTAACGCGACCGGCTTTGACTTTGAGCTGATCGATCAGAACAACCTCGGCCACGATAAGCTGACGGAAGCACGTAATCAGCTGTTCGGTATGATTGCGCAGCATCCTGATACGCTGGTGGGTGTTCGCCCTAACGGGATGGAAGATACACCGCAGTACAAACTGACTATCGATCAGGAAAAAGCGCAGGCGCTGGGCGTATCACTGAGTGATATCAATACCACGCTGGCAGCCTCCTGGGGCGGCTCCTACGTAAACGACTTTATCGACCGCGGTCGTGTGAAGAAAGTTTACGTCATGGGTAATGCGGACTCCCGTATGCTGCCGGACGACATTGGTAAATGGTACGTGCGTAACAGCAGTGGAACCATGGTGCCCTTCTCTGCCTTCTCGTCAGCGAAGTGGCAATATGGTTCACCGCGTCTTGAGCGCTACAACGGTCTGCCAGCCATGGAAATTCTGGGCCAGGCCGCACCAGGCAAAAGTTCCGGTGCAGCAATGGACCTGATGGAAGAGCTGGCGGCGAAGCTGCCTGCGGGCATCGGCTATGACTGGACCGGTATGTCCTATCAGGAACGTCTGTCAGGCAACCAGGCACCTGCGCTCTATGCCATCTCGCTGATTGTGGTCTTCCTGTGCCTTGCCGCACTGTACGAGAGCTGGTCGATTCCATTCTCGGTCATGCTGGTTGTTCCACTCGGGGTTATCGGTGCGCTGATCTTTACCACGTTGCGTGGCCTGAGTAACGACGTCTACTTCGTGGTGGGGTTACTGACAACCATCGGCCTCTCGACCAAGAACGCCATCCTTATCGTCGAATTTGCCAAGGATTTGATGGATAAAGAGGGTAAAGGGCTGATTGAAGCAGCGCTGGAAGCCTGTCGTATGCGTCTGCGTCCTATCCTGATGACCTCACTGGCGTTTATTCTCGGGGTACTGCCGCTGGCGATCAGTACGGGTGCTGGCTCCGGTTCACAAAACGCCGTAGGTACTGGCGTTATCGGGGGCATGGTCACCGCGACCATACTGGCGATCTTCTTCGTTCCTGTGTTCTTTGTGGTGGTACGCCGCCGCTTTGGCAAGAAAAAAGACGAATCAGCGAACAGTCATCCGGTTGAGCACAACCAGACCCACTAA
- a CDS encoding type B 50S ribosomal protein L31, whose protein sequence is MKANIHPHYRHVVFHDTSADVYFKIGSTIKTDRTVEFEGETLPYVTLDVSSASHVFYTGKQKDFAKEGSTARFNQRFGRFLGRK, encoded by the coding sequence ATGAAAGCAAATATTCATCCTCACTATCGTCACGTGGTCTTCCATGACACATCAGCTGACGTTTATTTCAAAATCGGTTCGACCATCAAAACCGATCGCACCGTAGAGTTTGAAGGTGAAACGCTGCCCTACGTCACGCTGGATGTGTCGTCGGCCTCACACGTTTTCTATACCGGCAAACAGAAAGATTTTGCCAAAGAGGGCAGCACCGCGCGCTTTAATCAGCGTTTCGGGCGCTTTCTTGGCCGTAAATAA
- the ykgO gene encoding type B 50S ribosomal protein L36 — MQVLSSLRSAKNRHRDCRVVRRKGRIYVICKTNPRFKAVQGRKKKR; from the coding sequence ATGCAGGTATTGAGTTCGCTGCGCTCAGCAAAAAATCGTCATCGGGATTGCAGGGTAGTACGCCGCAAGGGACGGATTTACGTGATCTGTAAAACGAATCCACGTTTTAAAGCCGTACAGGGAAGGAAGAAAAAACGCTAG